The Thermococcus sp. MV5 genomic interval TGGCCGCCTGGTCTATGGTGAACCTCGGGAAGATGTTGCCGATGAATATTGCAATCATGAGCACCGCTATCTGTTTGACCAGCAGTATTGCGAGGCTTGCTATGGTGTTGAGCACCGGGCTGGCGAAGGCGGTAACCACCGCACCGCCAAGGAAGATGTTGCTGAAGAACAAT includes:
- a CDS encoding NADH-quinone oxidoreductase subunit H — encoded protein: LFFSNIFLGGAVVTAFASPVLNTIASLAILLVKQIAVLMIAIFIGNIFPRFTIDQAAKFYWKWPTIIAALGAVLASL